Sequence from the Cryptosporangium phraense genome:
CCTCGGGCGGAGGCTCCGCGCGGCGATGACTAGTGCGTACCCGGGAGGCACGGACGCTTCCCGGGGGTCATGCCAGCCAGGCGGCACGGATGCCGCCTCGCACACACGGGGATTGACATGGATGTCGAGCTTCCGGCCCGCTGGGCCGACGAGCCTGCCCGGCTCGCCGCGGTCCGACTGATGCGCGAGTTCAGCGCGTCGGTCGAGCCGGTGCTGACGAACATCGTCCGGATCGCGGCCGAGGCGGTGCGCGCGCCGATGGCGATGTTGACGCTGGTCGAGGCCGAGCGCGTGCGCGTGGTCTCGCGGCACAACGTCGGCATCACGCAGCTGCCGCGCAACGCCGCTCCGTGCGCCCGCGTCGTGGCCGGCCGGGCCCCGCTGCACATCCCCGACCTGCTCGACGACCCGCGCTACGCGGTCGGCCCGCTCACCGGCGGCGAGACCGGCGCCCGCTCGTACGCCGGCGTCCCGGTGCTCGACCCGACCGGGAACGTCGTCGGCTCGCTCGCCGTCCTCGACCGCACGCCGGGCTCGCTCGGCGCGGAGCGGACCCAGCTGCTCGGCCTGCTGGCCGACCAGGCCACCGCGATCCTCACGCTGGGCGCGACGGCCGACCGCGAGGCCGCCAACGCGGCCGCGATGGGCCAGTTCGGCGCCGAGTTCATCTCGCTGATCACCCACGAGGTGCGGACGCCGGTCGCGGTCATCACCGGCAACCTCGAGCTGCTCGACGAGCTCGGCGACATCCCGGACGTCTCCCGCGAGCGGATGGTCTCGGCGATCCGCCGCAACGCCGACCGGCTCGTTCGGCTGATCGACCACCTGCTGGTCACCGCCCGCGCCGGCGACGCGCTGGCCGCGACCGTGTCCCGGGCCCCGGTCGACCTGTCCGGGCTGGTCACCGAGGCCGTCCGGGCGAACGAGCCGAAGGCCAAGCAGGGTGGCATCGCGCTCGACCTCCAGGTCGAGCAGCCGGCCACCGTGCCCGGCGACGCCACGATCCTGCGCACCGCGATCGACAACCTGCTGAGCAACGCGCTGCTGTTCACCCAGCCGGGTGGCCGGATCAGCGTCCGGGTGTCGGCCGACACCCCGCAGGCCGCGCTCGTGACGATCACCGACACCGGTGTCGGCATCCCGGCCGAGGAGCTGTCCCGGGTGTTCGAGCGGTTCTACCGGGGCGCCCACGCGCAGCGGGTGGAGGCGCCGGGCGCCGGGCTGGGCCTGGCCGTCACCGAGGCGATCGCCGCCGCGCACGGCGGAGGCGTCCGGCTGGACAGCACGCCCGGCGCGGGCACCACGGTCCGCCTGGTGCTGCCCCTCTGAGCTCCCCGGCTCCGGTCGGATCCCCACCGGAGCCGGGTGAACACTCTCCGCCTGCCCGCCCCTCTGGGGAGGGATGGCCGGCGGAGGTCAGCCCACGATGCGGCCCTTCTGTCGAAGGGCCGCATCGTGGTGCGTCCGTCACATCCCACCAGGTGGTCCTCTACTCCGAGTAGAGGTTTCCGGACGCCGTGTCATCGGGCCAGGTGGGCGCTGCACACCACTGGATGGCACCGGATCTCGATCCGTCCCGATTACAGAGATCCGCTGGCCAGGCGTCGTTTGATTAGGCACGCTGAGTGCGGGGTCGCGGGAGCCCCGATTGGTCACCACAGGCACGTTCGACGGAGCGCCGGCCGTCGCAGGAGGGGAAGTCGTGACGGTTTTTGACACGAGTAGACCGACGGCATCCTCGACCGCGCCCAGCCCGGTGCCGCTCCGCCCTCGTGAGCAGGTCCAGCGCCGGCCGACCGGCGGCCCCCGGTGGGCGCCCGCCGCGGCCGGCATCGTCGTCGGCGTCTCCCGTGGCGACGACCCGACCGGAGTTCTGACCTGGGCCGCCCGCGAGGCCCGGGCCCTGCACGCACCGCTGGTCGTCTGCCACGCGGGCCACGACGAACGGGCCGACGCGGTGCTGGCCGAGGCCGGTGCGCTGGCCCGCCGCACGGTCCCGTCCGGGCACGTCCGGACGGTACGCGGCGACGGGCGCCCGCTGTCGGTGCTCGCCAGCGCGGCCGACCAGTCCGGCCTGGTCGTGGTCGGCACCGCCGCCGGGGCCGGTTCCGGCACCCAGCTCGTCGGCACGATCGCGGTCCGGCTCGCCACCGAGGGCCGGTCGGCCGCGGTGGTCGCGCGTCCGCCGGTGCGCACGGGTCAACCCCAGCTCGGGCCGTTCGGTGACCACGTGGTCGTCGGCGTCGACGGCTCGCCCGCGTCCCGGTCGGCGCTCGAGTACGCGTTCGCGCACGCTGCCGGTCACCGCAAGCCGCTGGTCGCGGTGTACGTCTCGACCGGCTCGGCGGCCGACTACTGGCTCGACGACAGCCTGCTCGACACGGTCGTCACCGACGACCCGGGTGCGGCGTCACTGCTCGACGACGAGGTAGGTCCGTTCGTCGAGCGCTACCGGGTCCGGGCGACGACCGCGGTGCACCGGGGCCGGCCGCTGGCCGTGCTCAGCCGGCTCTCCCGCGGAGCCGACCTGCTCGTCGTCGGCGTCAACGGACGCCCGGCCGGCGCGCGCTCGCGTCTGGGTTCGACGGCCCGGGGCGTTCTGCTCGACCCGCCGACCACAGTTGCCGCCGTCCGTGCGTGACCTGTGTCTCAGAGTCATCTGAACCGATCAACCTGGCGGCCACACAGCCGAAACGAAGAGCATGCACGCTCTTCTCATGGACAGTTTGACCGAGCACTACGTCAGCCAGATCAACCGGGCGATCGCCAGCGGCCGAGAAGACCTCATCGACGAGCTGACCGCACAACACGACGTCGAGACCCGCTCCACCTCGCTGCGAGCCCTGCTCAAGCGCGCCGACCGGCACCGCCGCTGATTCTATCGACCCCTGGTCAGCGACACATCAGCTCCCAGCAGGACCCGGTGACACCGTCTGCTGTTTAGGCTTCAAGTTCTGCGCCGAACCACCCCCGAAGCCGGAGCACCGCGTTGACCGACCGTCCATCCGCCCTGACCACCGAGATCGCCGCCGAGCAGCGTCACGTCGACGAGGTGTACGCCCGGCTCGAGGAGGTGCGCTCCGGCACCAGCGCGGTCGAAGCCGAAGGACACCTCCGGGCCCAGCTGGGCAACGAGGGCGCGCTCTACGAACGGGACGTACTGGTCCACAACGCGGCCCGGCGCCGGGCCGCACTCGACCGTGGCTACGACGGCCTGGTGTTCGGCCGGCTCGACCTCCGTACCGGAGAGGCCCGGCACATCGGGCGGCTCGGCGTCCTCGACGCGAAGTACGAGCCGCTGGTCGTCGACTGGCGCGCCCCAGCCGCGGCGCCGTTCTACCGCGCCACCTCCGAGGACCCGCTCGACGTCGTGCGGCGGCGGGTGATCCACTCCAGCGGCACCCGCGTAGTCGGGCTCTCCGACGACCTGCTCGACCCCTCGGCCGCACCCGAGGGCATGGCCGTCGTCGGCGAGGGCGCGCTGATGGCGACGCTGGCCCGGGCCCGCGGCACGGCGATGCGTGACATCGTCGCGACGATCCAGCGCGAGCAGGACGAGGCGATCCGGGCCCCGGCCGCCGGCACCACGATCATCGAGGGCGGCCCCGGCACCGGGAAGACCGCGGTCGCGCTGCACCGCGTCGCCTATCTGCTCTACTCCGACCGCAACCGGTACGCCGGCGACGGCGTGCTGGTCCTCGGACCGTCCCCGACGTTCGTCCGGTACATCGACCAGGTGCTGCCCTCGCTCGGCGAGGAGGGCGTCGTCCTCCGGTCGCTGGGCACGATGCTGACCGGCGTCGAGGCCACCCGCCGCGACGACGCGGCGCTCGCCGCGGTCAAGGGCGGGCTGCGGATCCGCCGCGTCCTCACCCGGCTGGTCTGGCAGCCGGCGCCTACGGCGCCGCAGAGGTTCCGCGCCGTCTACGGCGGTGAGGTTCTCATTCTGGACGCCGCGGCGCTGAGCGCCGCCCGCAAGGCGGCCCGACGGCGGGGCGCAGTGCCGAACGGGTCCCAGGGGCAGGCCCGGACCGCGCTGCTCGACGCGCTCTGGAACGTCTCGCGCGGCTGGGCCGAGCCCCCCGAGCACTGGGAACGCGAAGAGTTCGACGCCGAGATGCGCGAGCGCACCGAGTTCCAGGAGTTCGTCGCGGCCTGGTGGCCGATCGTCGACGCCGAGCAGGTCCTGCGCTGGGCCGCCGACCGGTCGCGGCTGGCCCGCAGCGCCGGGTCCGACCTCACCCGCGACGAGGTGGCCGCGCTGGCCACCTCGTTCCGGGCCGACGGCTGGTCGGTGGCCGACATCGCGCTGCTGGACGAGATCAAGGCCCTGCTCGGCAAGCCACCGCGGTCGGCGGCCCGGCGTCGTCGCCCGGAGGACTGGGAGATGCAGGAGATCCG
This genomic interval carries:
- a CDS encoding sensor histidine kinase; the encoded protein is MDVELPARWADEPARLAAVRLMREFSASVEPVLTNIVRIAAEAVRAPMAMLTLVEAERVRVVSRHNVGITQLPRNAAPCARVVAGRAPLHIPDLLDDPRYAVGPLTGGETGARSYAGVPVLDPTGNVVGSLAVLDRTPGSLGAERTQLLGLLADQATAILTLGATADREAANAAAMGQFGAEFISLITHEVRTPVAVITGNLELLDELGDIPDVSRERMVSAIRRNADRLVRLIDHLLVTARAGDALAATVSRAPVDLSGLVTEAVRANEPKAKQGGIALDLQVEQPATVPGDATILRTAIDNLLSNALLFTQPGGRISVRVSADTPQAALVTITDTGVGIPAEELSRVFERFYRGAHAQRVEAPGAGLGLAVTEAIAAAHGGGVRLDSTPGAGTTVRLVLPL
- a CDS encoding universal stress protein; its protein translation is MTVFDTSRPTASSTAPSPVPLRPREQVQRRPTGGPRWAPAAAGIVVGVSRGDDPTGVLTWAAREARALHAPLVVCHAGHDERADAVLAEAGALARRTVPSGHVRTVRGDGRPLSVLASAADQSGLVVVGTAAGAGSGTQLVGTIAVRLATEGRSAAVVARPPVRTGQPQLGPFGDHVVVGVDGSPASRSALEYAFAHAAGHRKPLVAVYVSTGSAADYWLDDSLLDTVVTDDPGAASLLDDEVGPFVERYRVRATTAVHRGRPLAVLSRLSRGADLLVVGVNGRPAGARSRLGSTARGVLLDPPTTVAAVRA
- a CDS encoding HelD family protein; this translates as MTDRPSALTTEIAAEQRHVDEVYARLEEVRSGTSAVEAEGHLRAQLGNEGALYERDVLVHNAARRRAALDRGYDGLVFGRLDLRTGEARHIGRLGVLDAKYEPLVVDWRAPAAAPFYRATSEDPLDVVRRRVIHSSGTRVVGLSDDLLDPSAAPEGMAVVGEGALMATLARARGTAMRDIVATIQREQDEAIRAPAAGTTIIEGGPGTGKTAVALHRVAYLLYSDRNRYAGDGVLVLGPSPTFVRYIDQVLPSLGEEGVVLRSLGTMLTGVEATRRDDAALAAVKGGLRIRRVLTRLVWQPAPTAPQRFRAVYGGEVLILDAAALSAARKAARRRGAVPNGSQGQARTALLDALWNVSRGWAEPPEHWEREEFDAEMRERTEFQEFVAAWWPIVDAEQVLRWAADRSRLARSAGSDLTRDEVAALATSFRADGWSVADIALLDEIKALLGKPPRSAARRRRPEDWEMQEIRLSSDRPERAPAPVDEDEEFSLIVVDEAQDLSPMQWRMLGRRGKYASWTLVGDPAQSAWEDAAEATTAMDAAVGTRLRRRYLLTTNYRNSAEIFELAARVLRRWEPGLDLPTAVRKTGAEPSERVVPSGSLPEATRAAARELLDDVEGTVGVVTTARARDEVAGWLEGLGAGRLQVVDSIEAKGLEYDGVVVVEPAGIIGESSAGHRVLYVSLSRATHRLVVLTTDPEWAEPPSDRPRSSEPLSLF